CCGGGATTTCAGTGCCAGAGCCGACTCGTGGAGCCTCATCCCATCTCCCGCTGCGTCGAGGGCCGGTTCGTGAACGCGCCCGTTGCCGGCGCCGGAACCGCGTACCCCCGATGGGGAGGACTATCCGGAAAACGGTGTCACGGGCAGGCCTCAGGCCGCCTTCGCCTTGGTGGCGTACATGTCCACGTACTCCTGGCCCGACAGCCGCATGACCTCGGCCATCACGGAGTCGGTCACCGCCCGCAGCACGTAGCGGTCCCGGTCCATCCCCTCGTACCGCGAGAACTCCATGGGCTCGCCGAAGCGGACGGTGACGCGGCCGGGCCGCGGGATGCCCCGGCCACCCGGCTGCAGCTTGTCCGTGCCGATCATCGCGAAGGGAACCACCGGCGCGCCGGTCATCAGCGTCAGCCGCGCGATACCGGTGCGCCCCCGGTACAGCCGCCCGTCGGGCGACCGCGTCCCCTCGGGGTAGATCCCGAAGACCCTCCCCTCCTCCAGGATCCGCCGCCCGGTCATCAGCGCGGCGACGCCACCGCTCGCCCCGTCCCGGTCCACCGGGACCATGCCGACGCCGGTGAAGAACCACGCCATCAACCGGCCCTTGAAACCCTTGCCCGTGACGTACTCGTCCTTGCCGATGAAGAACACCTGCCGCCTGGTCACCACCGGAAGCACGATGGAGTCGATGAACGTGAGGTGGTTGCCGGCCAGGATGACCGGCCCGTCGCCGGGGATGTTCTCCGCGCCCTCCACCCGTGGGCGGAACATCAGACGCATGATCGGTCCGAGCACTGCCTTGATGAGCGCGAAGCGGGACAACGGGTCCTCCGATGCCGAGGGGAGCGATATGAGTCTGTGCAGGTGAGGACATTACTCGCGGCTACGGGGCAAGCGCACGTCGGGTACGCCCGGTCCCCCCGTGTCCCGCGCGCTGGTGACGCGGGCTCACCTGCGGCGGCGCCCGGAGCCCGCCCGTGACGCGGCGGCGGCGATGTGACGGACGTCGCGCGCAGCCCCCGCCCGTTCGGCTGCCCACCGCACGCGCGCCGACGCACCCGTCCGGTGACGCGTCCTCACCTCCCGCCGCGCGCCGGACGGACGACGGCACCCCTGCGTTCGCCCCGCGGTCTCCCGCACGTCATGTGCACGCCCCTACGATCGGCGCGCACTCAAGGGCGGACGGCAGAAAGGCGCTCATGGACAACGACCAGGCGAACGGGCAGGCACGGGGAACGGGACGGCGGGCGCTCCTCGGCGCCGCGGTGCTCGGCGCGGGCGGGGCGGTCCTCGGACTGCCCGGCGCCGCCGCGGCGGCCGCCGCCCGTCCGGCCGCGGCCGGACACGGCGGGCGGGGGCTGAAGGGCCTGCCGGTGCCGACCATCATCGGACACCGCGGTGCCAGCGGCTACCGGCCGGAGCACACCTTCGGCTCCTACGAACTCGCCCTCGACCTCGGAGCCGACATCGTGGAGGCAGGCGACCTGGTGCCCACCAGGGACGGGCACCTGGTGTGCCGGCACGAGCCGGAGATCGGCGGTACCACGGACGTCGCCTCGCACCCCGAGTTCGCCGGCCGGAGGACCACCAAGGTCCTCGACGGCGTCCCCACCACCGGCTGGTTCACCGAGGACTTCACGCTCGCCGAACTGAAGACGCTGCGCGCCGTCGAGCGCATCCCGGCCAACCGCCCGCACAACACCCTCTACGACGGACGGTGGGGGATCCCCACCTTCGAAGAGGTCCTGAAGTGGCAGGACGAGCAGACCCGCAAGCGCGGCAGGCAGGTCTGGATCTACCCCGAGACCAAGCACCCCACCTACTTCCGCAAGCTGGGCCTCGGCCTGGAGGAGCGGGTGGCGAAACTGCTGCGCGCGCACGGCAAGGACGGCCGCGACGCGCCGGTCGTCCTGCAGTCCTTCGAGCCCACCAGCATCCAGCGGCTCAACCGGCTTGTCGACAACCCGCTCGTCGTGCTGCTCTCCTCGGCGGACACCCGCCCCTGGGACTTCGTCGAGGCGGACGACCCGCGCACGGTCGCCGACCTGATCACGCCCCGGGGTCTGCGGGAGATCGCCGGTTACGCCCGGGGCATCGGCCCGACACTGGACCTGGTCATCCCCAGGAACGCCGACGGCACCCTCGCCGCACCGAGCACGCTGGTCGCCGACGCGCACGGGGCGGGCCTGATCCTGCACCCGTACACCATGCGCAACGAAAACCCCTTCCTGCCGGCCGAGTTCCGCAGGGGCGGCACCGCGGACGCCTACGGGGACGCCTTCGGCGCCTTCCGGAAGTACTTCGCGACCGGCATCGACGGCGTCTTCACCGACAACGCCGACACCGCACTGCTCGCCCGCGCCGACTTCCTGGGCGGCTGAGCCGGCCCGCCGTCAACGGCGGGCCCCCCGGCCCCCGTTCGGAGGGACTCCGCGCCGCCCCGGCAACTCACGGCCGGGGCGGCGCGTCGTTCCGCATATGACGCACGATCTGGTGACCGCCCTGCGCCCCCTGCTCACCGCCGAGGCCTCCGCCGAGGCACATGCCCACGGAAGCGAG
This is a stretch of genomic DNA from Streptomyces sp. TG1A-8. It encodes these proteins:
- a CDS encoding glycerophosphodiester phosphodiesterase codes for the protein MDNDQANGQARGTGRRALLGAAVLGAGGAVLGLPGAAAAAAARPAAAGHGGRGLKGLPVPTIIGHRGASGYRPEHTFGSYELALDLGADIVEAGDLVPTRDGHLVCRHEPEIGGTTDVASHPEFAGRRTTKVLDGVPTTGWFTEDFTLAELKTLRAVERIPANRPHNTLYDGRWGIPTFEEVLKWQDEQTRKRGRQVWIYPETKHPTYFRKLGLGLEERVAKLLRAHGKDGRDAPVVLQSFEPTSIQRLNRLVDNPLVVLLSSADTRPWDFVEADDPRTVADLITPRGLREIAGYARGIGPTLDLVIPRNADGTLAAPSTLVADAHGAGLILHPYTMRNENPFLPAEFRRGGTADAYGDAFGAFRKYFATGIDGVFTDNADTALLARADFLGG
- a CDS encoding 1-acyl-sn-glycerol-3-phosphate acyltransferase — protein: MFRPRVEGAENIPGDGPVILAGNHLTFIDSIVLPVVTRRQVFFIGKDEYVTGKGFKGRLMAWFFTGVGMVPVDRDGASGGVAALMTGRRILEEGRVFGIYPEGTRSPDGRLYRGRTGIARLTLMTGAPVVPFAMIGTDKLQPGGRGIPRPGRVTVRFGEPMEFSRYEGMDRDRYVLRAVTDSVMAEVMRLSGQEYVDMYATKAKAA